actgccgccattgtattgtcgcactgtcgcattgtcgtcatcgtactagcgcgttttcgcaatcgtacgaacgcattgtcgccatcgtattgtcgcactgtcgtcatcgtactttcgcgttctcgcattctcgccctctggattttaatgagtaaccacggtggccctaacggtattttgtacagtaaagtgcgtaaaatctggaataacaatttatatgccgaaaacagatgttgaaaacccgactttgttttataagtagtagtctaaatatacaatgagttttccgagcattaaataaacatattaaaataaaattcatgttcgtatcggttgaagttcttgttaatagtagaagcaaagaacacaataaaacgctgattgggcttactaattttaggcaagaaaaaacacatcgcgctattatatataacatataacgcgcatccgcaaagttcgagcgcccgtctcggtgccgtcgtttccggtgaaagtttcgcacaggagctaccgagtttggatatgagaccacgaatcatggcttgacttgatatatcagtcagcgtagaacctgaccagactgcgcggttggacaagctaggatggaccaactttggccgcatatgacataagacccattttcgcatgacgcgggtcatctgacctttataatgtgtatatagctttgaatggaatttgcacatagtttttggcatggacttattgttatgttaatgtgttgcacgctttcaaaagcagagggcatatataagatcaattatactacggagttcattttctgttgcaaaatgaaatgcaataaagattgttactcagcggtgtgtacagtatgacagcgttgtctgtctgcgatgcatttatactggttctaagctggcatactcaccaattggactcaaccatctgctcgaacaagaaatgataagttctactagcataaacctttaattgtaactcattttaaaaatattcatgttatttatattattcaatttattattgaaaattataattattatttcctttattgttgtttttcgcattaagaaactaattcggcttacgaaactgaaaaatcccattggaaaaaaatcccatgggataaaaaatcccatgggatttaaaaatcccatgggatttaaaaatcccatgggattttttgttttttttaaacacgactaaacgcattaaaatatcgtagttgttcatcatttcataaaatatgatgtttctgaaagtttcatgaataaatctctcaaaataagaaaaaaatcccatgggatttttttctcccatttaaaaatgggatttttttattactatatatttatatatataattggcataaaaccaatatacagtccttaaataacgttaaaatacttgcaaacgcaaataaaatacgttttttaaaatgttcacaatcccatgggatttttctcccatttgcaaattatgggagaaaaaaaatcccatgggagaaaaaatcccatgggaaaatcgaaaatcccatgggaaaatgcaaaaatcccatgggaacaccaactttgcttataaatttcatagcgaagaaaacgcgttttttgagtgaaaataaccaattattaatcaacgataagacttttatcgcatactatgtctcaaagtagcaaatctttaagaaaaagggtacttaagtttgcgaaatttcggtttcgcaaagtttttccggtggccgtttgtAAAGAAAATTGCTTCAGCACTTTTTTGCAACATATATTAAATGAGAAATACTGATAGAAGTAAACTGTTAGTGTTTAAACCAATGCGTGTATTATTTGAACTAAAAAAAGGTTTTGTATTTGAGCGATCAGTAAACGACGATGTTATGAGTTTTAAATACTGGTGTGATTGCACTTGAAAACTTGAAAGTCCAACATcctaaaatacatttttgttaaaatttgaaCACTCATGTTTTCTCTTTTTCAACTGTTGACACTTTTAAAATTCTGACACTGATATTGACCTCATAAGTACAAAAACGATCATATAAACACATGTCATTGTTGTAAAATGTGCTATTtgtgaaatataataaaacatacatgaaCATAACATCATGGATTATGTTGCAGTGTTCAACCGTACAGACCTAATGTGTCTTCCGCTGAAGGTATGCTAACTGGTGTTCTAAATACAAACCTAAAATTGTGTTAAATTAAATCGAGTATCTGTCTTAATTGAatgtatttttattcttttttccAGTCACTGAACATGGCTGTGCGCTTTTTAGGCTAGAAATGAATGACAAACGTAAAAAGGACCTGAACAACAAAAATAATCTAGATTTGCAGCTGCGGGAATTTTCGATAGTTCTTGATGACATACATAATTTAGGAACAAGAACTGAACTGGAGATATCGCCACTGATCTACATCAgcaaaaaacaattgtttgtcatGTTTCCAATGTCGTTATGGTGGAAGCGATTACATTTTTCAGAGGCCGCTAAATGTCCAAATGTTGGCCTTGCTTATCGAAATGATATGGGCCAAAGTGTGTGCTGTACAGAACCACGTTTCGGACAGTTAGAGAATCGAATATATAATGAGACTATCCAATCCATTAAGCATGACGATTTAATGCCAATTTTCGGGGGATTCGAAAAACTTCGGCATAATTTAAATCGCCATCAAATTTTACGTCCAAACCTCACGGATTGTGTTTTTAATAACCTACCTTTTGAGTTAGATGTTAAcgataataaacagcaaaaaaTGCATAATGAACAACCATGCATGCTTAATCTCAAAGGCGGTTATCCTCAAAACGATTACATGAAATGGACCCATAGAATGGGTTCCTTAACAAGATTCACAACATCAACAACAGAACCACAACGTGAAGACCTATGTGCAGCAGGATTTTTCTCTGGTAGGCATTGGTTCTTTATACATATTTTTAGCAAAGGATAaatttgtacaaacatatgacattataaataattaatggtGTGTATCGGTTCTTCATTCCACTATTTTCCATTCCGTGAAATTTAAACCaaaataacatttaactgtaAACTGTACTGCTAGTCTTAAAATACATCGCTGAAAGTAAGGCCCACAATTGTTGTCCCGATCAATCATTTTTGTGTGCACGCCGACCATAAACCTGTTCGGACATTCCAGTTGAGTTTCCAATCATTATTTTAAGAAGTCGATCATATTAGTAGCATTTACTATACTACTGATGAGTTGTGTGTATTAACCGCTTCTGCAGAAGCACTATTAAAATGATGCACGTCAGGTTGGCGTTacaatgtttcattatttatGTATATCAATTTCCAGATCAACATACCGGTAGCTGCGATAGAGTACGCTGTTTCTGTTGCGGCATTGGGATGAAAAATCTATCCGACTTTGGTAATCCACTGCTGGCACACGTTAAACAATCCCCAAACTGCCCCTTTCTGATGGAGTGCAGCAAGGTGATTAGTGTATGCAGTGTTTTAgcgatcaaaataaaatgttatttatttaagaagGAATTACCGAATGTATTAGTTCCCAACCGGTTTCACCGCAGGGGACTATGGTTGATTATCCGCCATATTGAGCTGTCTGTCGGTAGTGTCTGTCAGTCCTAAAATTGATCTAAAAGTACTGAAGAATAGTAGTAGTCAATCGATATATTTACATTTGGCAATATTCGAATTATTCACGATCCTTATATTATGAAGAGAGGTCAAAGACCATGTCATGAAACCAGGCATGCTTAAAAGGACGAGTAGATGAATATGTATGACATTTACGTTTTTACACATTGTGCTTTATGCATGTCTATTTATGGTCTCTTAATCCTTCCTATGTGCAACAATGCGTCCGTTTGTCCATCCAATAAAACTGAAATAACTCGAAAATCACAGTATAAATAGTCAAGAACTTGATTGcatgtataaagtgaaaaaatGGCTCTGTTTGACCATTTATTTGTGCAGGGGCCCTGTGTctcaaaataaaattcaaataatgcTGCAGTTACCAaaaattttataagaaataataataaaacttggtATACACATAAATAGCAATGTAAGGTGTATGCACACCATTTTTTCACACAGCTgaacgttaaaacaaaatgttgataTGAAAATGCACATTATTCAGCTGATAGAAGTTTCCACCAGTAAGGGACTcctgtatttcttttatttgcaACAATTGTAAATCCTTGTAATGTTTAGAGATTCTGTACTACAATAAATTGTAATGCAAACATAAAGTGTatgttaaataatattgatatatgCAGAAGCGTCGTACGTTATATTTACACACATAAGCAttgttgtttatgttattttttaattaatttagaaACTGCGTGGGTCCAAAACTATCAGACAGATTGGAGCGCAGAGAGGTTAGGTATTAGTTCACAAgcattatattttatgatttaagaCTTGTCATACATTTTCATAAACATGATGTACGAGCATTGTGTTCTGTGTACTTTTTAAACGCCTTAAAACGTAATACAAACTCGCGATAAAACAATCAAAATTGATATATATGCGTACACGCGAGAAGTAAAAAGGGCAATACACAAAATGAATTCGATATTTTTATAGGTTAACCAATAAGCATTTAGATCTCCTCTTTGCCTCCAGAAAGTAAGAACTACTCTGTGACAGCGAAACTTAAtacttaaaaaagttatttgcCTAGAAACATGCAAAATTTGCCACCAGACCAATTACAGAAATCAGAAAAAACGGAATGGTTTACAAAGATAATTTGAACTCCCactttattttgttcacaattgaATGTGGCTAGATTGTCACAAGATTGTGAGTGTGCGCGGGTGAGTGCGTTCTTAGTTTAGtcatataaaatacattga
This is a stretch of genomic DNA from Dreissena polymorpha isolate Duluth1 chromosome 7, UMN_Dpol_1.0, whole genome shotgun sequence. It encodes these proteins:
- the LOC127838883 gene encoding uncharacterized protein LOC127838883 isoform X3; translation: MAGIVYGIAQILPLSVIQIQLLISGLEPNPGPLTANSKVIEMNTDILESSDVGKRTRVQPYRPNVSSAEVTEHGCALFRLEMNDKRKKDLNNKNNLDLQLREFSIVLDDIHNLGTRTELEISPLIYISKKQLFVMFPMSLWWKRLHFSEAAKCPNVGLAYRNDMGQSVCCTEPRFGQLENRIYNETIQSIKHDDLMPIFGGFEKLRHNLNRHQILRPNLTDCVFNNLPFELDVNDNKQQKMHNEQPCMLNLKGGYPQNDYMKWTHRMGSLTRFTTSTTEPQREDLCAAGFFSDQHTGSCDRVRCFCCGIGMKNLSDFGNPLLAHVKQSPNCPFLMECSKKLRGSKTIRQIGAQRGFEDQAQCFSCGYFVNEWKPAEYSWIEHCQWFPSCSYAKAENCDEFINLIEFSNRLTAVESFLQDDGTNRAGATINIDKRVIQQVVEKHQNVIICDMGFREDDVRNAVLKLLQGGIEDPDIEDIVMHLKMINEITCLIEQFETQQPLVPAPTGALLEIKQNFCHICKQNPVDALFLPCTHHKFCMRCTEHSGICTYCGRPIKQRIRTTYMNYM